In one Bombyx mori chromosome 4, ASM3026992v2 genomic region, the following are encoded:
- the LOC101740375 gene encoding integrator complex subunit 2, which yields MDIEFMKPVQPHVFKALKDVDIPGLMKCSPDEIRPIIPCLVRMALISPLDITRYCAEAKKDILTLLSGIDLVNFIVSLLSIEFHVLEADVKKEQQMRQKSGSQCIESTLIPNIINGIASDFEQSDSSRRVRLVLSELLQMQAQLVEFNQTKNTNADYTIKPSELFDNDVYLEEITDVICISLAEIPNLLNICDVVEVLLYVNKGPSIISWVVANQPDMLQEVAESLVLNAERSEEGGIRAKALATLCAVFPPIAATIRAKAASASRLPSLVINLTLTHHEDDLVSFISGLLLGSDQTTRGWFATFLRNSHKRGKGDGHAALTKLRQELLIRLKAATAGVDASALLRLYCALRGIASIKFQDDEVAWLLRLVTQKPPPTPAGVRFVSLSLCMILACPSLMAAPDHEKKAIEWVQWLVKEEAYFESTSGVTASFGEMLLLIAIHFHSGQLSAVGELVCATLGMRVPVRPNGLARIKQAFTQEIFTEQVVTAHAVKVPVTANLNSNIPGYLPVHCIHQLLKSRAFSKHKVPIKNWIYRQICNCTAPLHPVMPALVEVYVNSILVVNNKGTNEYVNKPIMEEEIRKVFRNSIFGANFDVKNKSITPMEIDNTEQSVEIRLEKPTLASQLLLIYYLLLYEDVRLSNTATLLANGRKVKSYSAAFLSELPIKYLLHQAQKNQLSYGGLFSPLLRLLATHFPQLSLVDDWMDDQVFADMSRCYVDFNLSETTINDGFLNIDDNPYKTGKVLKAMLSKNPTDIWPFAEIFVKYIKSVLGDKVPRHIQELYREVWLRLNTVLPRCLWIMTINALLDINGMGIKNVTITQENVLVDPLQVLRCDMRVYRCGPILKIILRILEASLAASRSQLSRHLLDKPLLEKSGQLTSDSEREELKNALVAAQESAALQILLEACLETPDDQKKPELMWSLREVRSIICSFLHQIFISEPSLAKLVHFQGYPRELLPVTVQGIPSMHICLDFIPELLSQASLEKQIFAVDLVSHLSIQYALPKAMSIARLCVNTLSTLLSVLPSDLRLELFQPVLKSLERICIAFPSLLEDITSLLLQLGRICESQASLGHCWNDTPILGETAYVDSERQPETKVLVAEVLSRDIRVTMNEIVKKAVLNDKLY from the exons ATGGATATTGAATTCATGAAACCAGTTCAACCACACGTTTTCAAAGCCCTAAAAGATGTTGATATTCCGGGTCTTATGAAATGTAGTCCTGATGAAATAAGACCCATAATACCATGTCTTGTCCGAATGGCCTTGATATCTCCATTAGATATCACCAGATACTGTGCAGAAGCTAAGAAAGATATACTTACACTACTTTCAGGCATTGATTTAGTAAATTTCATAGTTTCACTTCTATCTATAGAATTTCATGTTCTAGAAGCAGATGtaaaaaaagaacaacaaaTGAG GCAAAAAAGTGGATCGCAATGCATTGAGTCAACACTAATTCCAAATATAATTAATGGTATTGCAAGTGATTTTGAACAGTCTGATTCTTCTAGGAGGGTTCGCCTTGTTCTATCAGAACTATTACAAATGCAAGCACAATTAGTTGAGTTCAATCagacaaaaaatacaaatgcgGATTATACAATTAAGCCCTCTGAATTATTTGATAATGATGTGTATTTAGAAGAAATCACAGATGTTATATGTATAAGTTTAGCTGAAATACCGAATTTACTAAATATCTGTGATGTGGTTGAGGTTCTCCTTTATGTAAATAAGGGCCCTTCTATAATATCATGGGTGGTAGCAAATCAACCTGACATGTTGCAGGAag TAGCGGAATCACTTGTATTAAATGCTGAACGAAGTGAAGAAGGTGGCATCAGAGCAAAGGCATTAGCTACCTTATGTGCTGTATTTCCACCTATTGCTGCCACCATAAGAGCAAAAGCAGCATCTGCTTCACGTCTACCATCTTTAGTCATTAATTTAACCTTGACTCACCATGAAGATGATCTt GTGTCATTTATATCAGGTCTGTTACTTGGATCTGACCAAACTACTAGAGGATGGTTTGCTACATTTTTACGAAATTCACACAAAAGAGGTAAAGGTGATGGTCATGCTGCATTGACAAAGTTAAGACAAGAATTATTAATTCGTCTAAAAGCTGCCACAGCTGGAGTAGATGCTTCAGCTTTACTAAGATTGTACTGTGCATTGAGGGGCATTGCCAGTATTAAGTTTCAGGATGATGAAGTAGCTTGGTTACTAAGACTAGTGACACAGAAACCTCCCCCAACCCCTGCTGGAGTCAGATTTGTCTCATTAAGTCTATGTATGATTTTAGCATGTCCATCCTTAATGg CTGCTCCAGATCATGAGAAAAAAGCTATAGAATGGGTCCAATGGTTGGTAAAAGAGGAAGCCTACTTCGAAAG caCTTCTGGTGTTACTGCATCTTTTGGTGAGATGTTGTTGCTGATTGCCATACATTTCCATTCCGGACAACTATCGGCAGTAGGTGAACTAGTGTGTGCAACACTTGGTATGCGTGTTCCAGTAAGACCTAATGGGCTGGCTAGAATAAAACAAGCCTTTACACAAGAAATATTTACAGAGCAG GTTGTGACAGCTCATGCAGTCAAAGTTCCTGTAACAGCTAATCTCAATAGCAATATTCCAGGATATTTGCCAGTTCATTGTATCCATCAACTACTAAAATCTAGAGCATTTTCGAAACACAAAGTGCCAATTAAAAATTGGATTTACCGACAAATATGTAACTGTACAGCACCTCTACATCCTGTTATGCCAGCACTGGTGGAGGTGTATGTCAATTCTATCCTTGTTGTAAACAACAAGGGTACTAACGAATATGTTAACAAACCTATAATGGAAGAAGAAATCCGTAAGGTTTTTAGAAACTCTATTTTTGGAGCAAATTttgatgtaaaaaataaatcaataactcCCATGGAAATAGATAATACTGAACAATCTGTAGAAATAAGACTAGAAAAACCAACGTTAGCTTCgcagttattattgatttattatttgCTACTCTACGAAGATGTGCGATTGTCAAACACGGCAACGTTGCTTGCTAACGGTAGGAAGGTGAAAAGCTATTCAGCAGCATTTTTATCAGAATTGCCAATAAAATATCTATTGCACCAAGCCCAAAAAAATCAACTCAGTTATGGAGGTCTATTTAGTCCACTATTACGACTATTAGCGACACACTTCCCTCAATTATCTTTAGTCGATGACTGGATGGACGACCAAGTGTTTGCTGATATGAGTCGCTGTTATGTCGATTTCAATCTTTCCGAAACCACAATAAACGATGGATTCCTAAACATTGATGATAATCCGTATAAAACAGGAAAAGTTTTAAAAGCGATGTTAAGTAAAAATCCTACAGACATTTGGCCTTTTGCTGAGATATtcgttaaatatataaaaagtgtATTAGGTGATAAAGTTCCTAGACATATACAAGAGTTATATCGGGAAGTTTGGTTACGACTCAATACTGTTTTACCCCGATGTTTGTGGATTATGACGATCAACGCTCTTCTAGATATTAACGGCATGGGTATTAAGAATGTTACTATTACACAAGAAAATGTTTTAGTTGATCCTTTACAAGTGCTGCGTTGCGATATGCGAGTATACAGATGTGGacctatattaaaaattattttacgaaTTCTCGAAGCAAGTTTGGCAGCTTCTAGAAGTCAACTATCACGTCACTTGCTCGATAAACCTTTATTAGAAAAAAGTGGCCAACTAACTTCCGATTCAGAAAGAGAAGAACTAAAAAATGCTTTAGTTGCAGCTCAAGAGAGCGCGGCCCTTCAAATATTATTAGAAGCCTGTCTAGAAACACCAGATGACCAAAAAAAACCTGAACTTATGTGGTCCCTTCGCGAAGTCCGAAGCATAATTTGTTCTTTTTTACATCAAATATTTATATCAGAACCATCTCTAGCAAAACTTGTGCATTTTCAAGGTTATCCCCGAGAACTTTTACCAGTAACAGTACAAGGCATTCCATCAATGCACATCTGTTTAGACTTTATACCAGAGCTATTAAGCCAAGCCTCTCTTGAAAAGCAAATATTTGCTGTTGACCTAGTATCTCATTTGTCCATCCAATATGCTTTACCTAAAGCAATGTCAATAGCCAGACTATGTGTGAATACTCTTTCAACACTATTATCTGTATTACCTAGTGATTTGCGTCTGGAATTATTCCAACCGGTTCTCAAGTCTCTGGAAAGGATATGCATCGCCTTTCCATCACTACTAGAAGATATTACATCTTTACTATTGCAGCTTGGCAGGATATGCGAATCCCAAGCGTCACTGGGACACTGTTGGAATGACACTCCCATATTAGGCGAAACTGCCTACGTTGATTCTGAAAGGCAACCTGAAACTAAAGTTCTAGTAGCGGAAGTCCTCAGTAGAGATATAAGGGTAACAATGaatgaaattgtaaaaaaagctgtattaaatgataaattatattaa